The Populus nigra chromosome 14, ddPopNigr1.1, whole genome shotgun sequence genome has a segment encoding these proteins:
- the LOC133672707 gene encoding phosphoenolpyruvate carboxykinase (ATP) 1-like: MAANGKGEMAMNGNGAATARKPKGLLPSITTSDKHHDVCHDMSAPTVKAQTIDELHSLQKKKSAPTTPIKGIQGTFAALSEEERQKQQLQSISASLASLTRETGPKVVRGDPASKSQTSPRVHQQHVAEPAISASDSSLKFTHVLYNLSPAELYEQAIHYEKGSFITSTGALATLSGAKTGRAPRDKRVVKDDVTGEELWWGKGSPNIEMDEHTFMVNRERAVDYLNSLDKVFVNDQFLNWDPENRIKVRIVSARAYHSLFMHNMCIRPTPEELEDFGTPDFTIYNAGQFPCNRYTHYMTSSTSIDLNLARREMVILGTQYAGEMKKGLFSVMHYLMPKRRILSLHSGCNMGKDGDVALFFGLSGTGKTTLSTDPNRYLIGDDEHCWTETGVSNIEGGCYAKCIDLSREKEPDIWNAIKFGTVLENVVFEEHTRVVDYADKSVTENTRASYPIEYIPNAKIPCVGPHPKNVILLACDAFGVLPPVSKLNLAQTMYHFISGYTALVAGTEEGVKEPRATFSACFGAAFIMMHPTKYAAMLAEKMQKHGATGWLVNTGWSGGSYGSGSRIKLAYTRKIIDAIHSGSLLKAEYKKTKVFGLEIPTEVEGVPSEILDPVNTWSNKLGYEDTLMKLAGLFKNNFETFTDHKIGKDNELTEEILAAGPNF, translated from the exons ATGGCAGCAAACGGGAAAGGAGAGATGGCGATGAATGGGAACGGAGCTGCAACGGCAAGAAAACCGAAGGGACTCCTGCCAAGTATCACCACAAGTGACAAGCATCATGATGTCTGCCATGATATGAGCGCACCAACCGTGAAGGCCCAGACAATTGACGAGCTCCACTCTCTTCAAAAGAAGAAATCAGCGCCCACTACTCCCATTAAAGGGATTCAGGGTACCTTTGCTGCTCTCTCCGAAGAAGAACGCCAGAAACAGCAGCTCCAGTCCATcag TGCATCTTTGGCATCGTTGACGAGAGAAACAGGACCGAAGGTGGTGAGAGGAGACCCTGCTAGCAAGAGCCAGACCAGCCCAAGGGTTCACCAGCAACACGTAGCTGAACCCGCCATCAGCGCCAGCGACAGCTCCTTGAAGTTCACTCACGTCCTCTACAACCTCTCCCCTGCCG AGCTTTATGAGCAGGCCATACACTATGAGAAAGGGTCCTTCATAACATCAACTGGTGCATTGGCTACCCTTTCCGGTGCCAAAACTGGCCGGGCTCCGAGAGATAAACGTGTTGTCAAGGATGATGTTACCGGAGAAGAGCTTTGGTGGGGGAA GGGTTCACCCAACATTGAAATGGACGAGCACACCTTCATGGTTAACAGAGAAAGAGCTGTTGATTACTTGAATTCTCTGGACAAG GTCTTTGTGAACGATCAATTCTTGAACTGGGACCCCGAGAACAGAATCAAAGTCCGGATTGTTTCTGCCAGAGCCTACCATTCACTCTTCATGCACAACAT GTGTATCCGGCCCACTCCTGAAGAGCTGGAGGATTTCGGTACTCCGGACTTCACTATATACAATGCAGGCCAGTTCCCATGTAATCGTTATACACACTACATGACATCCTCTACTAGTATAGATCTGAACCTTGCTAGAAGGGAAATGGTCATCCTCGGCACACAGTACGCCGGGGAAATGAAGAAGGGTCTGTTCAGTGTAATGCATTATCTCATGCCTAAGCGTCGAATCCTCTCCTTACATTCTGGCTGCAATATGGGAAAAGATGGAGATGTTGCCCTCTTCTTTGGACTGTCAG GTACCGGGAAGACAACTCTGTCTACTGATCCAAACAGATATCTAATTGGAGATGACGAGCATTGCTGGACTGAGACCGGAGTGTCAAATATTGAAGGCGGATGCTATGCCAAATGCATTGATCTCTCAAGGGAGAAGGAGCCTGATATCTGGAATGCCATCAAGTTTGGAACTG TGCTGGAAAACGTGGTGTTCGAGGAGCACACTCGAGTGGTGGATTATGCTGATAAATCCGTTACAG AGAACACTCGAGCATCCTACCCCATCGAGTACATTCCTAATGCGAAGATACCATGTGTTGGTCCGCACCCTAAGAATGTTATCCTTTTGGCATGTGATGCATTTGGTGTACTCCCACCAGTGAGCAAGCTGAACTTGGCACAGACCATGTATCATTTCATCAGTGGCTATACCGCTTTG GTGGCTGGCACAGAAGAGGGTGTGAAGGAGCCAAGGGCAACATTCTCAGCTTGCTTTGGTGCAGCATTTATAATGATGCACCCTACCAAATATGCAGCTATGCTGGCTGAGAAGATGCAGAAGCATGGTGCAACAGGATGGCTTGTCAACACTGGCTGGTCAGGTGGAAG CTATGGTTCAGGAAGCCGTATCAAGTTAGCATACACAAGGAAAATCATTGATGCCATACATTCTGGCAGTCTCTTGAAGGCAGAATACAAGAAAACTAAGGTGTTTGGGCTAGAGATCCCCACCGAGGTTGAGGGAGTGCCCTCTGAAATCCTGGATCCAGTGAACACT TGGTCAAACAAGCTAGGCTACGAGGATACCCTGATGAAGCTGGCAGGTTTGTTCAAGAATAACTTTGAGACATTCACTGATCACAAGATTGGAAAGGACAACGAGCTCACAGAAGAGATCCTCGCAGCCGGTCCAAATTTCTAA